One Triticum dicoccoides isolate Atlit2015 ecotype Zavitan chromosome 5B, WEW_v2.0, whole genome shotgun sequence genomic window carries:
- the LOC119305007 gene encoding uncharacterized protein LOC119305007: MDPTAPAFNRVAAPTVEHLDQRALLIRDKFSADGWLCPRCYQVNNPIDNLLYRVPAFECTNPEKCNAKCPGTVELSITDCIMNTVRTNFLIRSQGDNRNCTAHAVLAGMDAALKIEGALCGVPVLQALNGTSLLRDYHRFYPDGVGHELQREWRGYHRYEQLLRVAQAFGVEYVSPMRTITRALRLQSWFRLITRQTSLDYLVRLIANGYPLLATMEIGRWFRLAEDGQLYMGPPAEFPGNHAVLLIGSVAKQLALPNNITGQSEVVPSLLFKARNSHGSTAHRSAAQGGYGGDVYLLAQDLGPYLYGFRIDTPTWMLPNAA; encoded by the exons ATGGACCCAACAGCACCAGCGTTTAATCGGGTTGCTGCTCCAACAGTTGAGCATCTCGACCAGCGCGCACTACTAATAAGGGATAAATTCAGTGCTGATGGTTGGCTTTGTCCGCGTTGTTATCAAGTAAACAACCCCATAGACAATCTACTCTATAGGGTTCCAGCTTTCGAGTGTACTAATCCCGAGAAGTGCAATGCTAAG TGCCCTGGGACAGTTGAATTGAGCATTACTGACTGCATAATGAATACCGTCAGGACCAATTTTCTGATTAGAAGTCAAGGCGATAACC GGAACTGCACAGCACATGCAGTCTTGGCCGGCATGGATGCTGCACTTAAAATCGAAGGGGCCCTCTGCGGCGTGCCTGTGTTACAGGCACTCAATGGTACAAGCCTATTAAGAGACTACCACCGCTTCTATCCGGATGGTGTTGGGCATGAACTACAGCGGGAATGGAGAGGATATCACAGATATGAACAGCTGCTGAGGGTTGCCCAGGCGTTCGGAGTTGAGTATGTGTCTCCTATGAGAACAATCACAAGGGCGCTGAGACTGCAATCCTGGTTTCGACTGATAACTAGGCAGACTAGTCTGGACTATCTAGTGCGCCTGATCGCTAATGGCTATCCGTTATTAGCCACCATGGAGATTGGTCGCTGGTTCAGGCTGGCAGAGGATGGACAGTTGTACATGGGGCCTCCTGCTGAATTTCCCGGTAATCATGCTGTGTTGCTGATTGGAAGCGTAGCAAAACAATTGGCGCTCCCAAATAACATAACCGGGCAGAGTGAGGTGGTTCCCAGCCTTCTTTTTAAGGCAAGGAACTCACATGGGTCTACAGCTCACAGGTCTGCTGCACAAGGAGGTTATGGTGGGGATGTGTACCTATTGGCGCAGGATTTAGGTCCATACTTGTATGGATTTCGTATTGATACCCCAACCTGGATGCTTCCTAATGCTGCCTGA